In one Melopsittacus undulatus isolate bMelUnd1 unplaced genomic scaffold, bMelUnd1.mat.Z mat_scaffold_194_arrow_ctg1, whole genome shotgun sequence genomic region, the following are encoded:
- the LOC117438380 gene encoding general transcription factor 3C polypeptide 5-like yields MRPQPPGESAANSCSIRSPYPLTDTPIDYFYRPDIQHREGYNNPQVSGENLIGLSRARRPHNAIFVNFDDKEVPAKPLDAAVQTWKKVCTNPVDKKVEEELRKIFEICPVWSWNAMKASISVLPRQA; encoded by the exons ATGCGGCCACAACCCCCGGGGGAGAGCGCTGCAAACAGTTGTAGCATCCGCAGCCCTTATCCCTTAACAGACACTCCCATTGACTATTTTTATCGGCCAGATATACAACACCG GGAAGGCTACAACAATCCCCAGGTGTCTGGTGAGAACCTGATTGGCCTCAGCAGGGCCCGTCGCCCACACAACGCTATCTTTGTGAACTTCGATGACAAAGAGGTCCCCGCTAAACCCCTGGATGCTGCTGTACAGACCTGGAAGAAAGTGTGCACAAATCCTGTGGATAAAAAGGtggaggaagagctgagaaAG ATCTTTGAAATCTGTCCTGTCTGGTCTTGGAATGCAATGAAAGCCAGTATCAGTGTCCTACCCAGACAAGCCTAA